The nucleotide sequence CCTGGGGCAGGAAGCCAGGGAGAAagggctcagccccacacaccGAGCTGGTCTCCAGTCCCCCCTACCCCATTACACCCCCAGACCCTTCCCTAAAACTTAAACACGGTGACAAGTCAGGATCACGGGCTTGCCCTGCAAGAAGCCAAGCAGCTGTTGCCATGGGACAGCTGCAAAGAATTCGTTTTCCTGGCAAAGAGGGGACCCCCAAACCCATCCTGTCTTCTCAGAATCATGGACCATGCTCCCTGGTCCTGGTGGCCTGTGTGACAGGCAGAGGACAGCCAATCCCTCAGCCAGTCCCTCAGTGggtggagggaggcaggagctctccagctggggcagtgatgctgctgtggCTCCCAGCATGGCCCAGCACATAcctgaggaagaaaaggaggaggaagaggaggaagcagggctgcagcaatgTTATGCCTTACACGTGCACCCAGTGAGTGCTGCTGTCTGGCTGAAGGAGACCTGGATGCTGACTCAGGTATGTCCCACTCTCAGGAGTGGACTCTGCCTTTAGCAGGTGAAGGCTCTGTTCTGTGGGAAGTTCCAGGCAGGCCCTGTGACCCTGCACAGCATTCCTCCTCCATGCTGGCATTAGCTTGAGGGCATCACCCAGCACCTTCACACCTCTGGTGTCAaacctgctgccttccccttcccctgccctcctcctgccctgggcctgcccagcactgtggggctggcacCCACACATCTCAGGGGTGGGAAAGGTGAGCCCAGCcttgcagaggggcaggaggaggcaggagtgGGGCTGGATGTGGGACACCATCACCATCCCCACCCCGACCACCAGCCCTCAGGGctgatcctgctgctctgctctgtgcatgAGACTGTGTTGAATATGCACTCAGGGATGGCATTTTAGGCTTCTGGGTTATAAAACCTGACTATTATGAACTAAGTATgtcaaacaccaaaaaaaaaaaaaaaaaaaataaagcccaCGGGGGATATGAGAAAGCCATGATTTACAGAAACACTGAATGAGGCAAAAGTACTTGTTTTCATCCAACTAGCAGCAgctaaaaatacaatttaatatatatataagcgTTTCTGTGAGTACTTCAGAGTTCCTGGGGAATTAGTCATTAATTATTCACAGGACTGGcaagttaattttttctttcaaagtcaAACAAGAGAAAGCCTGGGTTCCTCAACTGCAACTCACTCCTGGccttttcctcccagctgaTAAATCAACCTCAGCCTACCACCTGGGGTATccagccccaggctccctgtgctgctttcaGGAGCTGAAggcctggcaggaggcagcccgGGGTCCCAGGGCACccccctgccagcaccccaaaaGGGATCCCAGACTGGGGTGACAAAACATTCCCGGGGAATTTCTCGGGGAGCCGGGCACGAGCATCCCCCGGCAGTGCGGATCCCGAGCCCGGCAGTCCCGTGCTGCCGGCAGGGCCGACCAtgtgcagcctccctgctgcaTTGGGCATCCTCCCTCCTTTGTGTCTGCTCGCAGGAACGGGCACCTCTGCCCGGCCCTCCCGCCGGGCTGTGCAGCTCGGGGAGGCCCTGGCACCGGGAGCTTGGTGTTCCAACACCCACCCCTCCGAACAGCCCATTCTCCATATGGCGTTCATGGCTTAGGAAAGATAGGGGGTTTGGGGCCGGGGGAGAAGGTTGGGTTTGTTACACAGCTGCCGTGCTGCGAAATGAGCATTTACTATTGtctggaaaatgggatttcttGCTGGGGCAATCCGGGAATAGAAtttccagggcactgctgcatTGTGAGGGGTGAATCATCGCTGCGTGCTGGGGTCCGGGATCCTCTCCCGGGCACCAGCCAGGCTCGGGGCTGCCTCTCCtcccgcagcagcagcagcagggtggtcCCGGCCCGGCTCTGCCTTTGTCTGCGCTCCCGGCCACGCCGGTGTGGGGCTGGCAGCGGGCACAAAAGCCGAGGCGGCTCCCGGTGCAAGCCGTGATACCAAAGCAAAGGCAAGATCTGGCTGAGCCcccccatcctcatccccatggcatccccatcccctcccaggcAGATGCTGTTCAAGGTACAAAGATCTGCCTGGCCGCACGCTGGTGACCCGGACAGCCACAGGGCTGATCCCCTCGTTCTCCCCCGAGTgcatccatccgtccatccgtccatcTGTCCATCCTCCCGAGCAAAGGGATGCCCTGGCACCTGGAGCTGATTCTCGCCCGGGAGCCCGGCCGAGCGATCGTTCTCTTTACCTTTTGTGAGCTGAAAGACTGCGTCCAGTGGTACAAAACCAATCTGTCCTGGGATTTGAGAGCGGGGTCTGTCGGGTCGTGATTTTCCTCGCCTTCCGTGGATTTCCCCGCGTTGTTCTCCAGCGCCGAGATGGGCCACCAGCTGCAGTTGGTGGGAGTAACATTATTGGGAGTCGCCATGACAGCAGCGAGCGAGCGGGAGAGGGACGGGGAGAGCGGCGCTAGCCCAGCATCACATGGGCTCCTGGCAGCCCATccccggggcagccccggctccGCGGGCAGGCGGGCGGTGGGCGCGGGGTCACGGCACGGGCTGCTGCCGGGGCCGCCGGGGCTGCCGCTGGGCTCGCAGCCCGTCCCCGCTCGTGGCGGGGCTCCCACGGAAACGTGCAGGCATCGCTTCAAGAGAGGAGTCAGCAGCGgagcctcctgcctgccagctcGGCAATCCGGGGCAGCTCCAACCCCTGCGGCTTCCTAAGAACATTTTTGCAGCAGagattaagattttttttttttctgagtgttttAGATATGGCGGATGTGTAATAAATAGCCACAGTGATGGACACTAGCTCTAAAATGCCTAGAAGGTGTCGTGCCTGCCTTGCAACCTTcacagaaagaagcagcaatggCTCTTTAAAGGTattcaattatttttgaagAGCACAAATTTATTTCTGCCTATTGGGTGTTATGTAGCCCATagaggggcagagcccaggagtCTTTGGTGTGTGCCAGAGCCCACGGTCCCTGCCCAAACTGGACAAAGTAGGCACATCTGGGGGTCACGTTCAGAATTAGCATGGTGTGTCACAATTCCAAACTGGCCAGGAGACTCAGAGGGCATTGGGgcttctggagctgctgctgctctccaagcCCTAGGAGCTTCACACAGAGGTTTGCAGGGACAGGTGTGTAGGCAGCTGGATACAGTGACCTGGACATCTGGACTTGTGCTTTATGACACTTGGCTTTGTCATGCCCCATTTCCAGCAATCTGGGAGCCTGGAGATATTTTCCCACCCTTGGAAGTGTTGCCAGTGCCAGGGGATAAAGCCAGTCCAGGTAGGGGTGTTGTAGGGGCAGGTTCTGGTGAGGATGGGGGACAggccctgcaggcacagggagccaGCCTGTGTCTCAGGGCTGGGTGAGGGCTCTCCCTGTGCACCACTGGGGCTGGTGAGGATAGAAGGAGGATGGTTTGGAAGAGTTGGTTTgagtggggaaactgaggcacgcTTCACtcccaggagcactgggagggagcagggctaAACTGGTATCCAACTGCATGAATATAGTGCAAGGAGCAGTTTTCTAGGGACTGGGGCACGAAAATGAATTATTTGGTTGATGTGATGTTCTGCTCCTCAGTGTGTGCAGGAAGGTGATGAgagggcagaggctgggaagtgctgtgctctgccctggctcctccctgtcctgtccccccCATAGGCAACAGCCCCCAATAACACCTCTCTCCCAAGTCCCTGAACTGGCCCCAGGGTCACACAGGAGCAGGCTCTTGCTTGCCTCTGCCTTGGGGCTGCAAAAACAAGGGAAAACTGAGCTTTGAAGAGCTGGCACCCCATGTAGCACcatcctgccctctgctccacagcctcccCTCGCTGCAGGCGTTTTTGGGGGCTCCTTGCACTGAAGGGGAGGCGGTGGGTGCAGAAAATGCCTGGAGCGGGctggccaggcagcagctgctctccctggatGGCTGTCCAGAAGGCCCCATCTAGTGGTACAGCCTGTGATGAATTAGTGCTGCGCCGTGGGGAGTAAAACATGACTGGGTTTGCTGCATCCCTCAGGGTCCTGCAGGTACACGGAGCCTCTTATTTAGCTGGGTTTTGGCTTGCTAAACCGAGCAAGGCTTGAAGGGCACGAGGGGTGCCAGCCCCCTTCGGGGGTGCCCTGACCTTGTGTGACCTTGAGATCATCCCCAGCATTCAACAGAGCTTCCCTGACTGGCAGAGGGATCGGCGTGGGGCTGCCCCATGGGatctgagcacagccctggcagaaggtgccaggagcagggttgtgctgctggcagtttGGGAATACTGAATCCAGGCGAGGGTCTCATCCCAGAGCTGATGCAAAGATTACAGAGATGAGAGAACAGGAGGATGGGTCAGTCACGGGACTTTGCAGGCACAGAAGAACCCTCCCTGTTTTAGAAGGAGAGGGTGGAAAACAGGCTCCAGAAACGGctccattgattttttttcccccagtggcCTGATTCAGTGTCTGCCAATGTAAAGCTCAGCTTGGATTCGATTTGGCTTCTGTAAGGCAAGAAAGGAATGTCATTGATGCAGGGTgcccttctttttcttgcttcGGTTTAACTAGTCCTGAAACCAGAGGGACCAGGgcttgtgctgctggaaaacaccCAGGCTGGGCCTGCTGAGATAGGAAGTAGAAAGCTGGAATCTGGTAAGAGGAAAGTCCTGGGAACACTGGAAGTCACTGGTGCTTTCTCAGAATATTTCAGACATATTCTGTAGATTGACTAGGAACAGATCCTAGAGCATCCACACACAGAAAAGATCCCCCAGGCTTGTTGGGGCAGgtacagcagcagctgggaacaaTAGGGCTGCATTCAGCATTGTTTGTACCAGGGCACCTCTACTCATCAATCAAGCTAAAGGTGCTGTGCAGGCATTCCCAGAGAAGATGCAGTTTTCCAATAAATCCTGAGGTTTCAGGCAGGCAGCAAAAATAAGTCACTGCGTTATCAGAGTGATATGGATGAGCCAAACTGAGAAGGGTTTGATGGAAACAGTAAGTTTGGGCCTCTCTTAGGGCCCACCATTCACCCCCAGGGGTTGGTCTGCTGGGCAAATGTCACCAGCAATATTCCAGTACATTTGCTGCAAACCTTACAATTGCAGTCAAGAACCAAAGTATCTGCCCTtgctctgccacaggcagcactAGATGTGCTTAAACACTAGCAAAAACAGGActtcaggaaggaaagaaaatgagttattgtctgttttccccttttccttcctccttcactAGCAGTTCCTCCAGTCCTCCACAGGACACTGTGGAAGTGAGCCCTCAGAACCTGATCTCAGGCTTTTCCCTCCCACCTGGTGTTCTGGCAACCTAAATTCATTTCTCATCCCTCAGTTTCAGGGTGTATCTTGGACTAGTTTAACCTCCATGATTTCCCCaactcctcctctctccctggaCACACAGGTGTGTGGCGCATTATCCTGCTCCACAGCTGAAAACGTGCCCTCCAACGCTGTCCATCTGTACGGGGTTTATGTAACACCAGTCCAGACACTTCCCGGGGTTCTGCACACTTTATtcaagagcagcacagcagaaactGCCCCAAAGTGACCTTGACCAGGCTGCCACTCCACATTTCTACAGAAGGGCCTTGCTGTGCCCCTTCATTAGGCTCCAGATGCAGAAAGGAGTGGGGACAACCAATACCGGGCCTAAATAACCATTTCTGTGCAGGTGGAAGAGCTGTGCCTCAGCTTCACACACATGGACTCTGGATCAGGGCTCACCAAGAGGCAGGGAAACAACCCTCTGTCTAGCAACAATTCCCATGGTGTTAGAGGGCACAGAACcaaaacatgaataaaaatagGAGCAGATACCCTCTGCTGAAGCAGAAACACCCTCCGAAAAATAGCAGCAGCAAAGATAGCTGGTACTAAATATTTACGTTTACAAGCAAAGTACATATGATACCAGATTTTCTGtagagagaaagaagggaaagtgGAGAAAACCTGAAATGTGTGTGGGTATTGCAGGATAGAGCTGGAAGAGGGAGGTGACACGAGAAAATGTAGAAATCAGTTCCATATAATTTGAGTAAGAGCAAATACTACATGCTAAATATATGCATGAAACTTAAGAGCAAAATGAGTtgtattcttttgttttttgatttatttggattttaaatCTCAGCTTCCTGGACTTGTAAATTTTTGGGATGGTGAGAAGAAAATCTACAGTGATTATCATCTAAAATGTCTGAGCCTTCTCCAGCACAGAATACAAGGCCAACTGTCCACATCTGCTCTTCATCTATTTTTACACAACTGCTTGTGACTCCTTGGCTTGCTGACCACTCATTTTTCAGCATGTAAGTAAAAATCACAGTACTTTACTCAGACATGGTTGTTGAGCATGTATAGCTGCCACTGAAACCAGagttttgttaggtttttttaaacaaaaaaggtCTTGAGGGAAGAGGAATATGTGCCAAATTATCCAGACTTTGCTGGGTTTTGACAAACATTTATTAATGCAAGTCTCGgcaacagaattttttattgCAGTATTTTCAACCAGCAGGAATGTCATAGCTCTACAGCACAAAGCCAGGATGATACACACATCTTGTTCACCCCATTTCCACAACACTTTGTGTAGCAGATGTGCTCAGAAATATCCTGTATAGATGGTTCCACCCTCTTCACTTCTGAGACTGCACAGCCCAAAAAACCTGGTAGCCTGCTCCACTCCCCCCTAAATTATTCCATCAGTAATGCACaaataacaaaatatatttttacttctaAGAGCTTCACTTATCTGCAGAAAAATAGAACTGCTTAAGAGTGAGCGAGTTAGATTAAGGAAGGGTCCAAGTACACACCTGCACGTTCTGCATCTCCCAAAAAAATTGCAAGGAGGAAGCATTCACAACTTGatccaaataaaaaaaggagCCAGCCAGTGTTCAAGGAAAGGAGATTCATCCTATCCAAAATGCTGAATGCCTTCTCATCCTTCTCCCTAGAGCAAGATAAAGAGGATGGAGCTGTAGCTGTGAAACTTTTCTCTAAGTACAGAGATACATTAAGAATGAACATTCCAAACACAtcaaaatatcagaaaaaaaaatagaagtttttttgggtttgtttgtttttttccaaaatatagTGAAAACAGCATACAGAGCTTCAATATCCACagcacaaaccaaaaaccaaacagagcTCATTTGACGTAGAGTGCTTTTGTTAAGGTACTCAGAGACTTTAGTGCATTCTTTTTAGAACTAAGCTCAGAaactatatttaatttttcattttattagaAAACTAAACTGTATGAGGCAAAGAAACATTTAATCAAACACACAACAGTGAAAACATGGCACTGACAAGGCAATTAGCCCAACCATTGTATCAAACTCTGCTTCAGGATTCTCTATTGCTTACAGTCAAGTATACATCATCTCTGCCATGTGAGACATTTTCTTGGGAATATACAAGTAGTACTCCATGTATCCCGAAAGATCTTCAATAGTCACATCATCCACAAAGGCTCGAGCTTGCTCAGAACAAGACCTGGGAGAGCTTGCTGAGGCTGTCCCCGAGGGAGATCTGTTCTGGAGGGAGTGGGCATGGACTCCCAGGACAGCCTTCTCGCACTCGGACAGGACGCTCCGCAGGCCGGAGAAGGAGTACACCTCCATGGTGCGCCACTGCTTGCACTGGCACTTCCTGTCCGTACAAGGGCACTGCCTGCCGTTGCTGAGCATGGATAAGGACTGGAAATCTGAGGTTTGCAAGCTGTTCTCAAAGGatgaggagagagcagggcagttctcccccagctgctgcaaaggCTCTTCGGCGGTGAAAGCTTCCAACGGTTCAGTTCTGTCGTTACTGGCCTCAAGGTGAGAATCCTGCCCGTCCTTCGTACCATGTTCTGCTGGGACAAAAACATCCGAGCTGATGACACCCTTCGAAGTGTCTGCCTGGGGTTTGTGTTTCAGCTGGCTGTTGGCTTTCATGTTGCAATAGGTGAACTTGGGAGGGTGCAGGACCGGAGACTTGGAGCGCCGGCGCCGCGGGACCCTTGCCGCTCCTCGGGAAGCCTTTCTCACACACCTGCAGGGTTCAACAGGTGAGCAAGTGGGTAACTCCAGAATCTACACTATAGCTCAGTAAGCTCTAAATGTgattaaaaacatttcacaagATTATCTTTCTGCTCAGAAATACCAGATGACTGGACACTTACAATCTCTGGCACAAACCGTGGAGGACTCTGAAGAAATTGGGTTTCCCCAAAGGAAAGATACATACAAGGAACCCTTATTCAAGATGGTTCCCCCCAGGTCTTCTTACTCAAGGTGCTTCCCCCCAAGTCTTCTGCCTTAAGCAAATGATACTCTGTCATCTCAAATTGAACTGCAGTGCAGAACCTGGGTCAGttgagctgctggcagagtcACACTGAATATCCAGGTACttcaaaagcaataaaagaacCCAAGAGTCAAGTGGGAGGGGGATGCAAAGGTTTAAGACTTGCAGAAAAGTACTACTGATGatatcaacagaaaaaaaagttttgtgaACCCTCTCTAAGAGAAGATGCAATATTGTTTTTAAAGACTTTGATGAAATCAAAGAACAACCTATCAGTTATGGAAACATTTTGTGATAGAAAGGAAAGATATCTTGAAGCAACTAATTAACTGCAAGTGGCAGTAAAAGCAGCC is from Serinus canaria isolate serCan28SL12 chromosome 20, serCan2020, whole genome shotgun sequence and encodes:
- the LOC103818631 gene encoding oxidative stress-responsive serine-rich protein 1-like yields the protein MDLEAKDEEEESLQTAFKKLRVDAAGCIAALSVGDGTILRTMTRAAMDGAKQQPVSSKEAWHGCVRKASRGAARVPRRRRSKSPVLHPPKFTYCNMKANSQLKHKPQADTSKGVISSDVFVPAEHGTKDGQDSHLEASNDRTEPLEAFTAEEPLQQLGENCPALSSSFENSLQTSDFQSLSMLSNGRQCPCTDRKCQCKQWRTMEVYSFSGLRSVLSECEKAVLGVHAHSLQNRSPSGTASASSPRSCSEQARAFVDDVTIEDLSGYMEYYLYIPKKMSHMAEMMYT